One segment of Magnetococcus sp. PR-3 DNA contains the following:
- a CDS encoding HD domain-containing phosphohydrolase, with protein MKLIRKKRPESRNSHPVQKPEVSDATPWRVLVVDDDEDIHVLTRLNLRDFSFSGHSAQIISANSAEQAKRIIMEQDPFAVALIDVVMEEESAGLKLVEWIRKTWGDQQIRLIIRTGQPGVAPERYVIDNYDIDDYKDKTELTANRLYTALRTAIKAYRDLQVIETNRLGLERILESTPNLFPRNVDVVPEFFQGVLTQIISLCHLGKNSIVTSGDGLIMTLSGEKVVVQAGTGDFEDVHSHKTETVVDLCHEVVQSKRNVDELGKNVQLIPLKTHQRNMGYIYLENTDQLTDNDRHIIHVMANQFASVLANLQLTMDLQEANRHAMHMLAIAAEFKDTDTGNHIKRIASLVTKIAEDLGVKQAEALRMGQASKLHDIGKIGVPDQILRKPDQLSHEEFEVIKAHPGIGATILGGQNWFELAHDIALFHHEKWNGTGYPQGLSGEAIPLAARIVAIADVFDALTNMRPYKSAWSVEDAMQEIMRGRGVHFDPGVVDILEKLYKTRELHTICGL; from the coding sequence ATGAAACTTATTCGAAAAAAACGTCCGGAATCTAGAAATTCCCACCCCGTTCAGAAACCAGAGGTTTCTGATGCAACGCCTTGGCGTGTGCTGGTGGTTGATGATGATGAAGATATACATGTCCTGACACGATTAAACTTGCGCGATTTTTCTTTCTCTGGTCACTCTGCGCAGATCATTTCGGCCAACTCTGCGGAACAAGCCAAGCGTATCATTATGGAGCAAGATCCATTTGCGGTCGCGCTCATTGATGTGGTTATGGAGGAGGAGAGTGCCGGTCTAAAGTTGGTTGAGTGGATTCGCAAAACTTGGGGTGATCAACAGATTCGGCTGATTATTCGTACTGGGCAGCCTGGGGTTGCACCAGAGCGTTACGTTATTGATAATTATGATATTGATGACTACAAGGATAAGACCGAGCTTACGGCAAACCGGCTCTATACAGCGCTGCGCACTGCCATTAAAGCCTATAGAGACCTGCAGGTTATTGAAACAAACCGTTTGGGTCTTGAGCGTATTCTTGAAAGCACACCTAATCTCTTTCCCCGTAATGTTGATGTTGTTCCTGAATTTTTCCAAGGTGTTTTAACGCAGATTATTAGTCTGTGCCATCTGGGGAAAAACAGTATCGTCACCAGTGGTGATGGTTTGATCATGACGCTTTCAGGTGAAAAAGTTGTGGTGCAGGCGGGTACTGGGGATTTTGAAGACGTTCACAGCCACAAAACAGAAACCGTGGTTGACCTGTGTCATGAAGTTGTTCAATCCAAGCGTAATGTTGATGAGTTGGGAAAAAATGTTCAACTTATTCCCTTAAAGACCCATCAACGTAATATGGGCTATATCTACTTAGAAAACACCGACCAGCTGACCGACAACGACCGCCATATCATTCATGTCATGGCCAACCAGTTTGCATCGGTTTTAGCTAATTTACAGCTAACCATGGATTTGCAAGAAGCCAACCGTCATGCCATGCATATGTTGGCCATTGCGGCAGAGTTTAAAGATACAGATACCGGTAACCATATTAAGCGTATCGCCTCTTTAGTAACCAAAATTGCAGAAGATTTAGGGGTTAAACAGGCCGAAGCGTTGCGGATGGGGCAGGCGAGTAAGCTGCATGATATCGGTAAAATTGGTGTACCTGACCAAATTTTACGAAAACCAGATCAGCTCAGCCATGAAGAGTTTGAGGTGATCAAGGCACATCCGGGCATCGGTGCGACAATCCTTGGGGGGCAAAACTGGTTTGAGTTGGCGCATGATATCGCCTTATTCCATCATGAAAAGTGGAATGGAACAGGGTACCCGCAAGGTTTATCCGGTGAGGCAATCCCGCTGGCGGCTCGTATCGTGGCCATTGCTGATGTCTTTGATGCTTTGACAAATATGCGGCCTTATAAATCGGCCTGGAGTGTAGAAGATGCCATGCAAGAGATCATGCGTGGCCGTGGTGTTCACTTTGATCCAGGTGTGGTAGATATTCTGGAAAAACTCTACAAAACCAGAGAGCTTCATACCATTTGTGGTTTGTAG